The window CATTTATCCACCTTTCTACAAGGTCATCGATCTGTCCTCTACAAGGTCATTGATCTGTTCTTCTAAAAGCTCATTGGTCTGAATTCTGTAAGGTTATTGATCCGTCCTCTGCAAGGTCACTGATCCatcttctccaaggtggctgacTACACCAGCACACCTGGCGCTCAGCTCCCTCCCAGTTGATGCCAGAGGCTGTGCTGTGGGAAAGCACTCCTCTGCTCTCACGGGGAGCTGGTTCCGGAGCTGGCGTAGCACCAAAACCCTGTGCAGCTTTCACAGCTCTACCTGTGGGTTTTCCTGCAGTCAGGATTTCCTAATATTTATTAACCCAAACAAATGTACAACGAGAGGGCTTTCAACGCCAGCCTCTCCAGCACATTTGCTTCCTCTGCTGGCTCTGACTCTTCCAGCCAGCCCTCCGCAGGAGTGGCGAGCAGTGTTCCTTCCATAAAATGTCAAACTTTAATATCCGCGGGTACCTAAACAGGAGTTAGTCCTGTGACCGGTATATGTGCACCACTTCCTCTCGACGTGTTTCATGTGCATCGTGGGAAATAACTGTAATAAACTGAAGCTGTTCACGTACTGAGTGCAGTTGGCTCTTACACAGACTGATTCTTCATTCTTTCGAATCACTAACCATCGCTGGGGCTGGTTTCTGGACCCCTGGGGCAGCCCCACCCTTGGGTTGCAGGCTCACCTGGATCTGAGCCCCCAGGGCCAGTCCttggccctcctccctccctttgggACCCAGAACAGAGGTCCCCAATCACCCACATTTGCTCTCCCAGAACACCACTGATTTCAGGCCCGTCCAGACTGGGGGCGCCCCAGGCCAGCGCTGGAAACGGCCAGGAACGCCTGATGGACTCGAGGGGGTGGTGAGGGGTGGGTTGGGGGCCAGTGTGGCAGCAGAGTCACAGTAAGCGGCCAGCAACTTCTCCGGCTCTAAGTAGATGTAGGTGGCAAACCCAGGTAAGCTGAGGTTTCAGAATGGGTTTCCCTCGAATCCTATGTGCTTCTAGCACCAGCAATACCGCCCCACCAACTAGTGTGGGATTTCAGGGGCCCAATTCACGTCCAAAATGTTTCATCAGAGggaggctcaggagttgtggctcacgggcttagtagctccgcagcatgtgggatcttcccagaccagggcttgaacccatgtcccctgcattggcaggcggattcttaaccactgcaccaccagggaagcccacaaattcCTTTTTAAGAAATGAGTTGCTGAGGCAGCTGTAAAATATCTGGCAGAAGGTAGTTAGTATTCTGCATTATATGAAAGACAACCCAGACATGAAGGAGACATGGCCTTACAAGAAAACAGTAGACAAATCGGAGAGTCTTttctaaggaaaaataatatgCTTAAGATATATATGggtcagaattattttttaaatatttatttatttaatattttaaatatttatttttattttatttatttttatttatttatttatatttatttatttatatttattatttatttatttattttggctgtgccgggtcttagttgtagcactcGGGATCTTAGCTGAAGCATGggggacttcttagttgcagcatgcgaactcagTTGCAgcgtgcatgcgggatctagttcccagaccagggatcgaacctgggccccctgcatggggggcacagagtcttacccactggaccaccagggaagtcccccaaattatttttaacCAATACTTTTCAATTCATCACCTTCAATCCTGACTGCCAGGAGAGACTTCTGCTGTATAAACGGGTGGACAGTCACCCCTCTGCAGACAACTTAACATCTGATTGAAAGGTTGACCAACATGAACAACAAGGTAAGTGAAGGGAattgcctggcagtccagtgggtaggactccgtgcttctactgcagggggcacgcgtTCGATCTgaatcctgcaagccatgcagcgctgccaaaaaaaaaaaaaaaaagtatgtcttATTTTACCCATATAATCAGGAATGATTTCTAGCTTTTGTTTTAGGAAAAGTCTAAATTTTTGagcaatatctttatttttttattgtattttgttattctctactaaattttatattttattttttaaagttttattgaaatattgttgatttacaattttgtgtcagtttcaggtttacagcaaagagattgtcatatatacatatatatatatatatattcttttttagattcttttccattataggttattacaagatattgaaaacagtgagtccttgttggttatctactccatatatagtagtgtgtatattacaatcccaaactcctaatttatccctctcccaccctttcccctttggtaaccagaagtttgttttctatgtctgtgagtctatttctgttttgtaaataagttcatttgtatcattttttacattctacatgtaagtgatatcatgtgatatctgtctttctctgacttacttcactcactaTGATAATCtataggtcaatccatgttgctgcaagtggcattatttcattcttttttatggctgagtagtattccactgtgtatatatacaacatcttctttatatattaatctgtcgatggacacttagataatatcttttttcttttaaagtaaattgttttattttattttatttattcatttttttgccacaccatgcagcatgcgggatcttagttccctgaccaaggatcgaacccacacaccctgcattgggagggtggagtcttaaccactggaccgccagggaagtcccaataatatCTTTCTTATATTAAGCATTTTGAAGTGAGCcaaatacagtcatccctcagaaTCCATGGGGGATTTGTTCCAGGACCCCTTGGATACCCAAATCCACAGggtgctcaagtcctttatacaAAATGGTGTAGCATTTGCACACAACATTGGAACATACTCCCAGATACTTTaactcatctctagattacttatgatacataatacaatgtaaatgctatgtatatAGTTGCAgaaacaatgtaaatgctgtgtgAATAGTTGCCagtgcatggcaaattcaagttttgctttctggaaatttctggaattttttttccccagtattttTGATCCATGGTTGGCTGAATCTGTGGAGgcagaacctgtggatatggaggACCAACTGTACTATTGATTCATTTTagaatgtatatttttgaaattttaaatatttaatacaggTAAAAGGGATATGTGGTGACAAAGTCCTCTCTGCCCACAGGCCTTCACCCGTCTACCCAGAGACACCCACTGGGAAATATTTCTCTGTATCCTCCCAAGGGTATGTACAAGTATAAAGATACACTTCATTCTGCTTTTTACAAAAACTGTAGCATATGTTATATTGTGTTCTActgctctttgttttcttcacataAAAGTCTAGCTGAGGCTGTTTTGGAGATGCACTACcttgttcttttaaatttatttatttatttatttatttatttatggctgcattgggtcttctttgctgcgcgcaggctttctctagctgtggtgggtaggggccactcttcgttgcagtgcgtgagtttctcattgccgtggtttctcttgttgcagagcacaggctctaggctcatgggcttcagtagttgtggcacgcaggctcagtagttgtggggggggggggggcaggttcgatccctggtctgggaactagatcccgcatgcatgccgcaactgagtttgcatgctgcaactaagaagtccccaTGCTTCAACTAagatcccgagtgctgcaactaagacccagcacagccaaaataaataaataaataaatatttaaaaaataattctgacacatatatatcttaagcatattatttttccttagaaAAGATTCTCCGATTTGTCTGTTGTTTTCTTGTAAGGCCATGTCTCCTTCATGTCTGAGTTGTCTTTCATATAATGCAGAATACTAACTACCTTCTGCCAGATGTTTTATAGCTGCCTCAGCAActcatttcttaatttcttcccactgcgccaccagggaagtccctactttgtTCTTTTAACAGCTGCATCCTATCTCATTACGTCAGTGATTTTTAGCCAGGAGGCACTTTGGAAATTTGTGGGCCTCTGACAGTGTGGATGGGGCCAATGCTGGACATATTATAATGCCTGAGACTGCCCCACTGACTTCCAAACGTCTGGCCAGATGTTAGTGTATGTGAAAAACtcatttataattatgtaaatcTAAACTCCATTTTACATATTAACATGAAGGGTTTGGTTTTGGGTTGCTGAAAAATTTGAATATCCCTGGCACTTCCGAGACCTCCAACTGCTGTGTAATGGAAGGGAAGCCTGAACTTCAGAAGGGCTTAAAGGCTACTGGAATCATGTCAAAGAGCCACAGAGGTCAACTTAGAGGGGCTTGTACTAGccaaatttgggatgatttgagTATCAAAAACAATGAgtgcaggaacttccctggtggtccagtggttaagactccgagctcccaatgcagggggccagggttcgatccctggtcagggagctagatcccacatgccacaactaagacctgtcacagccaaataaataaatataaaaaataatgagtGCAATTGTTTGTAATGCGTTTAATGAAAATCCATGAGTCCATAGTggtaggaggagggagagagagattagaAGATTACTCAATTTTTCACAACTACACAATAATTgactcgggaattccctggtggtccagtggttaggactcctcactcAGGGGTTCAGTCCTTGATCAGGGAACTTGGATCCTGtaagccacgtggcgtggccaaaataattttttttaaaaattgattcagGTGAAGATCATTAATTGATGCTAAAAGAAAACAATCAGGTGAAAGGTCTGGGAGCAGGGTCTTCACACAGAGGCAAAGTATCATCCCACAGGTTACCTACTCAGCAGAAAGAATACAAAGTACCTTCCCAGTGGAGCAGTCTGACCTGTTGAGTCAGTCTGAGATCATATGCTACCTGACAAGAGGCAGGATTAAGTGCATATAGCATCACCTACAACGCCTTCCTGCATAAAATGTTGAACGTGTGTCCATTCAAGCTTCTCTGCCTAATTTCCAGTTTACAGAAAATACAAGAGCCAGAGGAACAAGCAAGTAACACAAAATGGAGACATTAGGCAGCTCCAAAATCAGGGACATTCGACGAAGTCAATGTCCTGGACTGTTTAAGttgatgtcaaaaaaaaaaaaaaaaaaaaaaaagcagaggccAAGACCACACAGTTTAGGgctcaatttatatgaaatgtccagaaaaggtaaATCTAGAGTCAGAAAGCCGACTTGTAGTTGCCAGGGACCGGGAGTGAAAGCAGGAGGGACTGCAAATGGGCACAAGGTCTTCCTCGTGTGGTGgatcatggtgatggttgcacaactcagtAAATTCACTAAAATTATTGTActcttaaaatgggtgaattttatggtatataaattatctcAATAGGCTTTTTAACATTAATAGAAATTACAATATGTTAAAAAGTGGAAGGACTGTTCTAGATTGAAAGAGACAAAAGAGACCTAACAATCAAATACAGTGTGTGAACCTAGGTTGGATCCTTGGGGGCCGGGGAGAGCGTTGTGAAAGACATTctgattgtatgtaaattatacttttataaagctgatttttaaaacacctctagggacttccctggtggtgcagtggttaagaatctgcctgccaatgcaggggcccgcgggtttgagctctgggccgctaagaccccacatgccgcagagcaactaagcccgtgtgccacaactgctgagcctgcactctagagcccgcgagccacaactactgagcccacatgccacaactactgaagcccacgcacctagagcccatgctccgcaacgagaagccaccacaatgagaagcctgtgcacaccgccaagacccaacgcggccaaaattaaaattaaaaaaaccaccACCTCCAGAACCAGtgggggaaatctgaataaggacCATACACTGCAGGTTTTATggattttgcttattttctgaGGTGTGCTAAAGGCACTGGGTGAGCCCTACCTTATTGGATGCATGGCTGGCCCACTTCTCTGGAAGCAGCACTCGTGCTTAGGGAAGCTGAGGCCACACTGTAATCCAGATTCTGCTCACCTTACCTTGCTGGAGGCCTTCCTCATGTAGCAGCCACTTACCCTTTGCACAACTAGGTTTAAACTTGCTTTTCCAAAACCAAACAGTATGTTTTTAGGGACACACATAGGTGATAGATAAACACAAAAGCAAAATCAGGgtggcctcaaaaaaaaaaaattgtgggccTCTGGTGAGGGATAAAGTATGCAACTGGGGAGGACTCCCAAGGGGAGTTCTTGATCTTAAAGGAAACCATGTTCATGAACATAAAGGCCTCATCTGGACCAGATCATGGCTCAGACTGCCAGGTCTGCACTATGGAATGAGTGCAAGACCTCAAATGACCATGAGGGCCTCTACAACTAGCCAGGGAGAAGTTCCCTATAGACAGTTACCTGGTCACCAGTTGGTCTGGGGCAAGGCAGAGCCAGATGCCTTCTGCAGGTAGACTGCGCCACACCAGGCCTGCCTGCCTTTCTCTAGCAGACTGAACTTCACAATTGAGCTGTCATAAACCCTGTACTCTGCATTTACATTCTCAAACAGCTACAGATATCCCAAGAACATGGTCCAAAGACCCTTCCCCACAGAGGCTAAAGCTTGACGTTATTTCCCTCAAGGAGGGCCACCACAGAATATGCCCAAATTAAGCTTTGTTAAAATTAGCTATGATTTTCAATTTTGATGGATAACCCTAAATATGCCAAGTGAGAATTTTCCACTGTCACCCTTAAAGGAGTACTGCTCCAACCTGGTCACAATCTTGAAGTTCCATTTTTTCCCTGCCCAAGCCTACATCTTCAGTATTCCACTCACAGCTTGCCCTTGGGATACTCAATCAGCAACACTTAATTCTTGGATCAGGGAAGCAAAAAACAAGATACTCTTTTAAACAAACACAGCAACTGTTGTCTTAGAAGTAATGTGTTGCTGCTTAAAATGAAACCTACATCAATACCCTAATCCAAACAAGGACAGACAACggttgtttagtttttatttcataaCCATAAACTTAACTTTGCAATTCAGCTAAACTTGGAGGGGAATAAGGAAAACATGGAACCCAAAGAGGTGCAATGAGAGGACAAAGATTATAGTATATTTTGAGCAGATGGGGATGAAGGGGTGCTCTCCTGAGCTACAGAAGGaatggtctggtggttaagataAAACACAAGTCAAATTTATTATTAGATTTGTCCACAGTCAGCAATGGTGATCTTCTTGCTGGTCTTGCCATTCCTGGACCCAAAGCGCTCCATGGCTTCCACAATATTCATGCCCTCTTTCACCTTGCCAAAGACCACATGCTTGCCATCCAACCTGGAAACAGAAGAATAAACATTACTAACTGCGACCTGCAGGTAGtaatgaaataagagaaaaataagcagCCTGCATTGTGCATTGAGATAAGAATAGTGTCCCACAAATCAATATAGCATACCCAAGCAAGAGAAGACCAGAAGAGTGGTTTATCCAGCTTTTAGTACTAGCTAATGTCGACTAGTTAAATACTAGAAACATTTTATCcttttacctaaaaaaaaaaaaaaaagtggtaacaCCAGATTACTTTAAGCCAGTCTAAAAAAGGTGGTCTCCAAGAGTCTCTAATCACTGTTAAGAATCCTAATGTTAGAATGGACCCCTAAAAATGAGCAAACAAATCACATGCTAATTAGATGAAAGCACCACTCTTAAATTCAACTACTCAACAAAGTGCCCTGGTTTTGCTATTACAGTATCTCACTTTCTATAGCGCACTATCTAAATTTGTGACTATTCATGCCCTTCTACTACTTTAGAGCAGGAAACAGCAGGGAAAGGTTGCCTTTGCTATATGTTCTGCTCTTACCACTCAGTCTTTGCAGTGCAGATGAAAAACTGGGAACCGTTTGTGTTGGGGCCAGCATTTGCCATGGACAAGATGCCAGGACCCGTGTGCTTCAGGAGGAAATTCTCATCATCAAATTTCTCCCCGTAGATGGACTTGCCACCAGTGCCATTATGGCGTGTGAAGTCACCACCCTGTGAACATAAAAGAGGAACCTGTCACTTTTCGCAACACAACTGGAAAACATGCCAAGTGTGCAAGGTTCAAACTTTAAAACTCAAGTTTAAACTAATTAGAAGGTTCAAGTGGAACCAAAATGGTAGAATTAACATTTTAGTTCAtatatgcacttaaaaaaaaaaaaaaaaaaagaacatttgtttATTACAGACCACAGCAATTTAGATGGCATGGTATTAGTGCAAAATTGTCAAATAGACaaatataacagaaaataaagtataaaagtaGACTGGCACCAATGCAGACAGACCATATGTGCACATTCTGAAGTGTTCTGGCTCAATCCCAAATTAAGAGAACCCAAATCAGTATCAGTAAATTTCATACCTGGCACATAAATCCCGGAATTATTCTGTGAAAGCAGGAACCTTTATAACCAAAGCCTTTCTCCCCAGTGCTCAGAGCACGAAAGTTTTCTGTTAAAAtaaagtgtatatgtatatagacaCAACAGTTAAAATCAGAATACCTTTGTtaaacattcaaaaaataaataaaactaacctGCTGTCTTTGGAACTTTGTCTGCAAACAGCTGTTAAGAGAAAATGACAGTTAATGAAAAACATCTGCTTACATATTTTGTTGCTTAGTACCCTTGCCTTTAGGGGCTTCTGAAtcataaattcattttctcactagAAGAGAATGCTTCTCCAGTAATTACTTTGAATCCCAAATAAGAACTGCTCCTGACAGCCTTAAGGTCCTGCGGGGTTGGGTTAGCAACATGACACCCAAAGACATGCCAAAAATCCAGAACCAGGAATGACTCAAATAGTGTGAGGCTTCTAAAAAGTGACTTAAAGCTTTTATGTGTATCACACCTACTTCTAAACAGATACATAGTCTCTCAAAGGTACATCACCTCCCCCAACTTCAGCTTGAACCTAAAGACAAGAACTTTCAAGAACAGTAAGTACTCCTGCACGATCAGGGAGTAAATAGCTGTAATTTTAGTCACTGGTAATGAAAATGCTACTACCTCCAATCTGTTAACATAGCTTTATGGATTGGATGAGCAGTCACTTCTTGGTTTCCAGGTCCCTTACCTAGTAGTGGGGTAAAAAATAAAGATTGGTTTCTAGAACAACTGCTTCGAACCTTTCCTGCATATATCAAACATTTTAGCTAAAAAAGCTTAAATACCGTAGAAAACGCAAGCCCTTGCATAAAGACAGTTTAAAGTACTTTATGAACTATTCCACAGACCTGTGATTTAAATCATCTACTGAAAtccctggatgtttcttagaagactTGTTA is drawn from Eschrichtius robustus isolate mEscRob2 chromosome 8, mEscRob2.pri, whole genome shotgun sequence and contains these coding sequences:
- the PPIA gene encoding peptidyl-prolyl cis-trans isomerase A — protein: MVNPTVFFDIAVDGEPLGRVSFELFADKVPKTAENFRALSTGEKGFGYKGSCFHRIIPGFMCQGGDFTRHNGTGGKSIYGEKFDDENFLLKHTGPGILSMANAGPNTNGSQFFICTAKTEWLDGKHVVFGKVKEGMNIVEAMERFGSRNGKTSKKITIADCGQI